A portion of the Oncorhynchus gorbuscha isolate QuinsamMale2020 ecotype Even-year linkage group LG19, OgorEven_v1.0, whole genome shotgun sequence genome contains these proteins:
- the LOC124005642 gene encoding gem-associated protein 7-like, giving the protein MSTLVTVLRLPRGPDPNGRGFDPNSTRFVALCPTTISASTETWTDSVEVGEEQRARSALRESFLRTLIAMTNKQVQFHMYERVEVEAKFGASDIDVLNFQVSELQTPIGVQKEALLRCQDIISYSFDL; this is encoded by the coding sequence ATGAGTACGCTCGTGACCGTGCTTCGCCTCCCGAGAGGACCTGATCCGAATGGCCGCGGATTCGACCCGAACTCAACCCGTTTCGTCGCGCTGTGTCCAACAACTATTTCTGCTtcgactgaaacatggactgACTCTGTCGAAGTGGGAGAAGAGCAGCGTGCACGGTCGGCTTTGAGAGAAAGCTTCCTGAGAACGCTCATAGCCATGACCAACAAGCAGGTGCAATTCCACATGTACGAGAGAGTCGAGGTTGAGGCGAAGTTTGGAGCGTCGGACATTGACGTGCTCAACTTCCAAGTTTCGGAACTACAGACCCCCATTGGGGTGCAGAAAGAAGCTCTGCTCAGGTGTCAGGATATCATTTCATACTCCTTTGATCTCTGA